In Megalopta genalis isolate 19385.01 chromosome 17, iyMegGena1_principal, whole genome shotgun sequence, a single genomic region encodes these proteins:
- the Golgin84 gene encoding golgin A5: MAWLSGLADKAENLLNKIDKNTAAVLNKDKYEVSQSQLTEVTWTPPELCLNTQEGTTLKSPSESPKQFPHVRSIPSLSTLATNSIGSKDEELVRFLNTLESSPKRTVAEVSVSPPTPSSLIVEHPTDTTDSVSELSVHSGHSSPSLMHTSVDVPDDLNHNDINTRIESFYKNNVMHKVDNEAVAEQISGIILNHEHSILERPYDIASQSEYEYESQTEAEHVNKQKLVHDKHIRKYLKEIEKNLEVKNELLGKQETDHQKEMLVLNEKLQSLYTERVQLFKQIAELQSVLERSRSELNSTRSDLEQHKARALKTLQEKEKLIAELRSNEFTGVDDTMFMELNQLRQERDTLREENQHVSEQLRIVREELLNADVKLEKIRQKTAESNMQTQEILATERRRRLDAEEDTRLHSEEIRTLKDELIRQHNGYSAQLQKNESEITKLRLQLTATSTPNSEIESRLAALTQTLVSKQQALESLTTERNALRLQLEKIEHEFKNSRRNISYNTNDTDDTKAQVPTFLMETPFDTGVTRRVKRAYSSLDAISIRTGVFLRRYPLARILVLIYMALLQFWVLVVLLSQSPEAH, encoded by the exons ATGGCCTGGCTGTCAGGTCTAGCAGACAAGGCAGAAAATCtgttaaataaaatagataaaaatacTGCGGCAGTTTTAAATAAAGATAAATATGAAGTATCACAGTCTCAACTGACAGAAGTTACATGGACTCCACCAGAGTTATg TCTTAACACACAGGAAGGAACAACTTTGAAGTCACCTTCGGAATCACCAAAACAATTTCCTCATGTTCGTTCAATTCCAAGTCTTTCTACATTAGCCACAAATTCTATTGGATCTAAAGATGAGGAGCttgtcagatttttaaatacattAGAATCAAGTCCAAAGAGAACTGTGGCAGAAGTATCAGTATCACCACCAACACCCTCATCACTTATAGTGGAACATCCAACTGATACTACAGATTCAGTGTCAGAATTATCAGTTCATAGTGGTCATTCAAGTCCTAGCCTTATGCATACATCTGTAGATGTTCCAGATGATTTAAATCACAATGATATAAATACAAGAATTGAAAGCTTTTATAAAAACAATGTAATGCATAAAGTAGATAATGAAGCAGTAGCAGAGCAGATCTCAGGAATTATATTAAATCAtg agcATAGCATTCTTGAGAGACCATATGATATTGCATCACAATCAGAATATGAATACGAATCACAGACAGAGGCGGAACATGTAAATAAGCAAAAATTGGTTCATGACAAGCATataagaaaatatttgaaagaaatagaaaaaaaCTTGGAAGTAAAAAATGAATTACTTGGAAAACAAGAAACAGATCACCAAAAAGAAATGCTTGTGTTAAATGAAAAGTTACAATCTTTGTATACAGAAAGAGTGCAGTTGTTTAAGCAAATAGCAGAATTGCAGTCTGTGTTAGAAAGAAGTAGATCAGAATTAAATTCCACTAGATCTGATTTAGAACAACACAAAGCTAGAGCTTTAAAAACATtgcaagaaaaagaaaaattaatagcGGAATTAAGAAGCAACGAATTTACAGGTGTGGATGATACAATGTTTATGGAACTAAATCAACTAAG ACAAGAGCGTGATACACTTAGAGAAGAAAATCAACACGTTTCTGAGCAACTAAGGATAGTTCGAGAAGAGTTATTGAATGCTGATGTCAAATTGGAAAAAATCAGACAAAAAACAGCTGAATCAAATATGCAAACTCAAGAGATTCTTGCAACAGAAAGACGACGACGATTAGATGCAGAAGAAGATACAAGATTACATTCAGAG GAAATAAGGACTTTAAAAGATGAATTAATCCGACAACATAATGGTTACTCTGCACAATTGCAAAAGAACGAGTCTGAAATTACTAAATTGAGATTGCAACTAACTGCAACATCAACTCCTAATAGTGAGATAGAATCAAGATTGGCAGCTCTTACGCAAACATTGGTTTCAAAACAGCAAGCATTGGAAAGTTTAACTACTGAAAGGAATGCTTTACGATTACAGCTGGAAAAGATTGAA CATGAATTCAAAAATAGTCGACGTAACATTTCTTATAATACTAATGACACAGATGATACAAAAGCTCAAGTACCTACATTTTTAATGGAGACTCCCTTTGATACTGGCGTTACTAGAAGAGTAAAACGAGCTTATTCTTCTTTAGATGCAATTAGCATTCGTACGGGAGTATTTTTAAGAAGATATCCTTTGGCAAGAATTCTAGTATTAATTTACATG GCATTACTGCAATTTTGGGTGTTGGTAGTCCTTCTATCACAATCTCCAGAAGCACATTAG